The proteins below come from a single Carboxydocella sporoproducens DSM 16521 genomic window:
- a CDS encoding phosphate-starvation-inducible PsiE family protein → MNLAFKIARVLIWVEYIIHVIVAVMLIAAVGGIILNTFTGLSLTKNVLLLISNALLIMIIKEVIWTVVKFFKKERFSVTSFILIGIISAVRQNLFVEAQKSLTKSHGLDTLIEISINTLIILALAIAYYIVKKAESCPGE, encoded by the coding sequence ATGAATTTAGCATTTAAAATAGCGCGCGTTTTAATTTGGGTAGAGTATATTATTCATGTAATTGTAGCGGTCATGTTAATAGCTGCAGTAGGAGGAATCATTTTAAATACTTTTACGGGACTAAGTTTAACTAAGAATGTTCTCTTGTTAATTAGCAATGCCTTGCTGATTATGATTATTAAAGAAGTAATCTGGACAGTAGTTAAGTTTTTCAAAAAAGAGAGGTTTAGTGTTACTTCTTTTATCCTGATTGGGATCATTTCAGCAGTGAGACAAAACCTCTTTGTTGAGGCCCAGAAGTCTCTAACCAAAAGCCATGGTTTGGATACACTGATAGAAATCAGCATAAATACCCTAATAATTTTAGCTCTAGCTATCGCCTATTACATAGTGAAAAAAGCAGAAAGTTGTCCAGGTGAATAG